Sequence from the Scomber scombrus chromosome 1, fScoSco1.1, whole genome shotgun sequence genome:
CATAGACATAGAATCACTATCAAAGCAAAGACTGCTGAGCCCTCTGCTGgtcaaataatgaaatacacTCATGCAGCTCAACAAATTAAGTGTTGAGGCTTTCTGCAAATAACTAGGAATTGATCTATCTCCCTCAgcactaaaaacatatttttactaaCAGAAAGCAATAGAGTAATGTTTTGAGATTCATGCAGGTAAAAGAGTACAACATTACAAATATCTTGGACGGGATGGACCTTTTGTATTaattcagttcagcgtcttgcTCAAGCACACTTTGGCATGAGGACAGGAGGAGCAAGGGAATTGAAACAAAATGGTTTACAGGTGAACTGAAGAGAGTTGAATCATAGGATTTTCTCTATAACCATCACTATGTTCAGTGAACATCTGATCCTTTTAGAGTGGGTTTAGTGTGACCAAGTGCATATAAAATACTAAAGAAAGCTTTATGTTTAGTTTCACCAAACTGGTTGCTAAATTACTCCAATAGAGGAACTGACGTACATAGACCATCAGAAAAAGCAGAAGAGTACAGATCTATATTACCATGTTAAATGAGCTATACAGAGCAGAAAGCCCCCATCTCATAAGGCCCCACCTTTATAGCTTGTATGGTGTAATCCAACCCCAAGCCCGTCTCTGAGCCTTTGGCATAAAATGTCTGTTTGGCCAGTATAATTGGTAAATGGACTAGAGTTGATACAAGGGAATGAGGAGCAGCTGAACTGGTACAATTCTCCCCTAGCTACTTTCACCTTTGTTTATTGTGGCTCAATACAGCTAtcaaatggaaggaaagagtgaGCCGACTCTCGTCATTTCAGTTGAGCTAAAATCAACATAGCTGAGACTTCtgaaagctttttaaaatgtagactgagcaaaggaggagggaactcaaacttaaaaaaaaaaatgagggtAATAACCAAGTGTCTGTTAGTTTTGGCTTTCATAGGCTTGGATTGGTCGGTTGGTTAAGGCACAGAAACATCTCAGACATGACATGCAAGTGCTCTACCCCCCGAGACCAACATGTCAGTCTGGGGGTTCTCTACTCAGTACTCAAACTACaattgaatgaaatgtatttaaatgtgttgttgctgagaaatgttttcttttcagcgAGACACTGAGACCGGTACCTGTCTCTGCATCTCTTCCACTTGTCGGTGAGGAATGCTCTTTAGGATGGTGTACATTTCAGAGAGCTTCTCCTCTGGAATAACCACAGATGCCCTGTGTAAAACCATAAACATAAGATAAGTGATCTGAATAAAGCTTGACAATAAATGccatttacttgtttttttttcattgacttAAACAGACCTTTTCCAGTCAAGTACTTCAGAGAATGGCAGAATGTAGGAGTCAGCAAGGATGACAGGGACACAGCCAGCCTGCAGCACATCGCTGAGGGCAGCCTGACCCAAACGAGCCCCTCTCAAAACCACACAAAATGATGATTCCTGCAGAGATGCATTGTGATAAAACTGTTATTGGGACATGTGATTTTTCAttggacaaacacacaatagATTCAAGTATAAGGCATAGCCCAATTGGGCCTCTTCCAAACAGAAACTGTTGATAGTATAAATATTACGACTTGGGATGGAAAAACAtatgaatatatgaaaataacaaatttGATTTTTAGTTGAAAAATTTAGGGAAGTGGTACAGTAAAGAACGATTATGCATCTTTTCACACAGTCGTTTCCCACCTGCAGGATCTGTGGGTAGTCATACACCTGCCCCTTGTAGCATCGTTTACGTGCGGAGGCAGCTCCCTGGGAGAGATTGCTGCATTTGTCCAGAAGGAGCAGTGCCTCTCCATTTTCTTCCTTCAAGCGTTCTAGTTCAGCACGGTACTCTCGGTGAATGGCAGTCTGAGAGGACAGAATAAAGTAGCGCCGGGGTCTGGGGGATGAAGACAGGAGATATGAAACTAGTTATCAAGTCATACTTTTTGCTAAGTGTAACTCCTTAATCAAGACTaacccaaaaaataaaaacaacaaaagctttaatcattttatctaGATATCCATTCTAGGTGTCACATTATTATGTTCCAGTGGATCACTGCAGTGTTCATTAATTTAGTAAGTATATCGACAAGATAATGAGAGTTTAAGAGTGAAATGAGCTCACCCAGGCTGTCTCTCAGGCAGCTCAACATCAGCGGAGAGGGGGCTGTAAACTGGGATGCTGACATCATAACCTTGTCTGTAGGTCCATGTAGAGAAACCACCACCAGCCAGCAGCGctctgaaacaaacacaacaggcCCGACTGTAACAATGCTTCAACACACTGGGGAGTTCAACAGAAACAGAACTGACTCTAACAGACAAATGCACTCATTCGTCTTTTTTGCTTCCTATGAGCAACTATTTATCAACAATTCTGATGTGAGACATGAAGTGACATCAAACAAGGCTTGGATCTTGGTCTGGTTAACAGAACCCATACCGTTCAAATATCTAGGTAATAAGAAGTATTTTGGATTCCCTTCTGCTTTCAAGCAAGGTGAATATAAAGTGGAAACACACTAACGGTCAACCACACCTGGTTCTGATGAGGCTCCATGCCAAATGGACTCCAGCTGGATGAGCCCAGGAAATTCTTTACAGCTAAAGATAGTGTTCATTGTCTCAAGGCTGCATATTCAGAAACCCAACCTCTTCCATCCACAACCATCACTCTAGCCCACAGGATATCTTGAGACACATACAGGGGTCTTTGCTGGTAAATACCTCCAAATTTGAAACATATCCTTAAGGCCTCTTGAAAATATGCTATAGTATATTTTAACTACTTATAAGTATCTCTTTCATCTTCTTAAAGTGATCATAACACATGTGGGTGACTACAGATAATGAGCAGTTGTACTTGAGGTTGTGTGATTGTTGTATGCAAATTTAGGTCAGTTTCATCTGACTACAAAagagctataaaaaaaataaatcaggaaataaaaaggGGATGTACATGAACAAGAAATTATTTATGGTTTTGTTCTGTATCTACAACCTAACACAGCAATGTATGTAATTAATATCACTGTATTATTTTAACATGctaaaatgttgtaaaagtCAAACATTACTGTTCATTTCAGATTTCACCAAGGTTTTGCACAATGATGCTGATTATAATGGACCCAGTCTTATGTTACACAAATGGCTTTTAAAGATGAAGCTACCTGTCTCTGGGCACATCCAAAGCAGTATTGTAGTCTGGAGGACCTCCAGGTAGCATGTTGAAAAGTAGATGATTCATTCCTTTGTCCCACCTATaacaatatacacacaattAGTGCTAGAATGATTATCAATTTACAGAATAATAGCAGTTTTGCAGTTAATTGTGTAAGTAACTGTGAAttgtaaaatatcaaacattaacTTATGTAGACACCCTAATGTGAAGAATTATTTGCTCTTTTCTTTATCACATTGTGAAATGGAATTTTTGAATGTTGGCTACGTCTAGAAAACAATTTTAAGACATCACTTTGGATTCTGGTGTCTTATGTAACTTATCTGGTGTTTTATTCCCGACATGTTATAGCCTCAGTGATTCATTTATGAATTCAAAAATCAATTAATAGGTTACTTGGTAATAAAACAATCCCGGTCTAAAAAATGATAACTGCACACATGTAAGAGCAATTTGAGGAAAATAATTTCTTAATGGGGAATAATTGGGAATAACTGCAGAGTACCCAACTGCAACTGACAGTGACAAATTAGTAAAACTATTATGTGTTTTGATTAGGAATGAGTAAAGATGTAAATTAATTTCATGACTGAGATTCAAGTAAACTTTTACCTGGGTAGCATTGCCAGTGCCTGGGCAGTCTCTCTGACACGCAGGGAGTTCTGATTCAGCACATCAATGGATGGGATAAAAAGACAAGCCCTGGTGACGTCATCCGTGTAAAAGTCACTGTCGGAGATGGCACTAAGAAGGTCATTGTATTCTCGTGACAGTCCAGTGCTGCTGATGGGAACCCCCAGTTCGTCCACAAACCTCTGCAGAGGGTAGAGGTAAacctacaaaaacaacaatttcaaTACTGTGTTTAACCAAGGACCAATCAAGGACCCAATGTGAAGGTGGATCTGAAAGGCAAGTACCTTTATACGGTTCTTGGGATTGTAGCCACATCTGTACACGTCAAAACAGGTGTGCATGCGACAGCTGAGGTCACCCCTCTCAGGAATGGGACTGGAGACAGGGAGGCGGACCAGAGGTGCATCATGAACACTGCGTTTATCCAGGGTCCAGTCAGCGGTGGACTCAATAGAGTGAGGCCAGAACTGGAACATCCCAGTGGCGATGAGTCCGAGCAGCACCACGGAGAAGAGGGTGATGTAGTATATGCGGTGCTTGGTCTTCATCCGTGGGATAAGAGCCGGCCCCCGCGAACTGTATTTACCAGAGGCGTACATGCCTGACTCCTCTATGTCCAACCAGCCACTACAAACACAGAGCTGAGATAAGTGACCGTTTCATGTACTGTTTATACACAATAAAGCAGTCTATATTGCCCTCGAGCACCAGTCAAAATAGTATCTAAAATGTTATCATGTTAAATCGATGTGTTAAATGTCAGTCACAACAAGCTGTCGTTATTATAATAGCTCATTTACAGATTTAACAGAAACTACAACTGAAAACAGCGTTGGTATGCTGTCTTCCCCTTAGCTTCTATAAAATCAATGTCACCCCAAACCATTAACGTTGACCATGACCTGAGGAAAAACTGAACAACTTATTTGTGCTAATGTCCAAGATAAACAACGAAAACAGCGATGAGAGTggcttttttctctcaaattgACGTTAGCTAGGAAGCTAACTTTGCAAACAGCAGCTAACATTCATGTTACGTTAGCTTAACTAACGTCAGCTGGCGTTAACAAACCTTAGACATTAccaaaaaaatgacagttttcTAACATGATGTGTATTCCGTTAAATGTTTTACCCACCGAGACGTTTATCTGAAGGGGCTTCGACAGGTCGGTGTCAATTCATGGCAACGGTGAGAAAACTAACTAAGCTAAAGGCTCGCTTGTAAATACAGTGGTAATGCTAACTTAGCAgcgagctaacgttagctttcAGGAAGCCTTTCAGTGATTTTCGGAAGTAATTCTTCTTTGCTTCTGACATGAGTTTGCAGGGTAGAGACTGTGATTCCCCCTGGTGGTGGACATCATATTGGCACATATTCTGTAGGTGTGGGTGAATAAATACAGCACAGCATTTTACTGCATTTAACCCCAAAATTATTCATATCCCAAGGTCTCATGATAACTtcattattcttattcttaaactttattttatcgagaaacaacaacagcaacacaacaatacacataaaagaaaaataaagaaataaaagaaaatattaggaaaaataaaaaataaaagaaaatattaggaaaaataaaaaaataaaacaatgaataaatacaagtaAACAGATCAGATTACGGTGAAGTTATAAGAGAATGACATTTTTCCTATTTCGGTTCTGACTAATTGAATATAGAGCAACAACCTATTTTGTGATCGAATACCAatatcatgtgacttcagggttAAAACTGATTAAATATAGGGTGGCAGTAACTATAACAAAGcgttatatataaataaaaacattgttgatCTCGCCTCACTGCCAGGGAAGGCCAGCCACACTTTTTGGTACAGAGTAAAGTGGTGGGTGGGTATTTTAGGGATTGTTGGTTATAAACCTAATTTAAgttaaaattataatttaagtAGGTGttgttaaatgaaatgaaaagatgttAGTGATTTTCCTCTCAGATTTCAGTAATTAAAACTAAAGCTGATGTGAAAccatataaatgaataaacattaCAACAAGAGCCTTTTAAAAAGCAGATGTTTGTTATTGGTGTTTGCTCATACATTTAACTAAAGTAATTAACTGGACAGCTCAGCAATTGGTCATTGGTGTTATCAAACAGACATCTCCCATCCACACGGTTTCATTTGACCCATGATACCTCTATAAGGCTCTACAGTTGATTCTGTACACTCACAACAGACTGCACCTACACTTGGACGAGCAACTCATGCCATCTTTACTCAAAATCCACCTGCACTCAGCAGTTTTAAAACTGATGACACATTATTTACAATCTATCTCAGAAGATTAATCTTCTTTATTCCCAATGACCTCTTCACCTCCTGTTTGTGCCACCCACTCCCCCTAAAGCCCAAATTATTCTCATGACAATCCAGTCTCTATTATCCCAGTAATAAGCGATAATAGACTAAAATGATATAATGCAGTATGCAAAACCTATTCTAATCTGTTTAAGGACGCTTTTATAACTCTGCTCCTGAATATTCCTATTATTAAAGTCCCCTCTTGCAAATTTGGTCCGTTAAATGTTAGGTCTCTCTCTAATAAGACATTTGTTTTAAACAACTTCATGTTGTCCctgacatcacattttattttcttaactgAAACTTGGCTGAAGGAGGGAGAATGTAGTCAACTTTTGGAGCTACGCCCCCCAAAGTGTGGCTGTTTTAACTCCCCTAGGCTAAGTGGCCATGGTGTTGGCCTagctgtggtttaaaaaaaatctctttaaatGCACTCTTCCGACTGTTATAGTATGACAATTTATTTGTCATACTCTCTATgggcatttttattttacaattttaaaCCAGGTGAGTTTAGGTGAATTTAACTACTCTGCAAAAGTGTCTGGCTGAGATTAGTAATTGGATATCTCAAAATGTTCTTCAACTAAATGACAGTAAAACTGAAGTTTGGGTTTTTGCCCAAGATCAGGTCTCTACAAACATCCTCCAACACCTCGGTCCATTGGTTACAAATAGAAAGTCTCTTCTAAAGCCTCTTCTAAATTCACTCATTTTTGACCACCAGCTGGACATTGATGAACACATTAAGTCAGTTATTCAGTCCTGCTACAGTCACCTAAGGAATATTGAAAAAATATCCCAGTTATCTTTCCAGCAGTTGGAAATGATTATCCACGCTTTTGTGTCATCCTGCTGAGACCATAGTAATGCTCTTTATTCCTGCCTAAGCCAAGTCATTACAGTTAGTCCATAATTCTGCAGCAAGATGAATCACTAAGGCCCCACATCGCTCTCACATCATCCCAATTCTGATGTCACTACATTGGCTCAGATTCAATTCAGGATTCAGTTCAAGATATTCCTCCTCATCTTTAAGGCATTGAATGGTCTTGCTTCAGAGTATATTAGTGAACTACTAATGCTTTGCACTTCTGCTGGGCCTCTCAGCTTCTCTAAGCAAGGCTTAGTTGTACCTCATTCAGAACTGAAAACACAAGGGCACTGTCCTGAGTCCTAGGCTATGGAACAGGATGTTTTAAAGCACAGCTGAAGAGCTACCTTTACCTATCTAAAGTGTTTTGTACTTGAGGTATCATgtacattttcaatttaatttgtgATGCCtttaactgtttgttttattgtgccttctgttgtaatgtttttttttaaaaacatcttttgttCCTTTAATTTGGTGTCCTTTTTCAAGGAAAAACTATGGCCTGATATTACCACGCATACAGGATACACCCAGAAACCCTGCGATGTGAACTACTGTACAATGCCTTTTGGTTAGTTTAAACCAAAAAAGAGACTGTATCTCACTAGTATATGTTTAAAGAAATATGACAGAAATTAATAGTTACTTTCATAGTTTGTTTATTCCATTACAGGCAGGGCAGGAAGGGGGAGGGATTAAATACATTCTCATTgtgggggaggaaaggagggaagcaaaCCAGGTAAACATGGACAAGACAGTTGAATTATTCCTCTTTCAATATAGACCAATTTGTAAATCTGCcaatatttgaataaataactttcagatgaaatattttttttctatatgtCAATAGTGATATCTTTTAATATagtaatttttttctttatttatatatattg
This genomic interval carries:
- the ext2 gene encoding exostosin-2 translates to MYASGKYSSRGPALIPRMKTKHRIYYITLFSVVLLGLIATGMFQFWPHSIESTADWTLDKRSVHDAPLVRLPVSSPIPERGDLSCRMHTCFDVYRCGYNPKNRIKVYLYPLQRFVDELGVPISSTGLSREYNDLLSAISDSDFYTDDVTRACLFIPSIDVLNQNSLRVRETAQALAMLPRWDKGMNHLLFNMLPGGPPDYNTALDVPRDRALLAGGGFSTWTYRQGYDVSIPVYSPLSADVELPERQPGPRRYFILSSQTAIHREYRAELERLKEENGEALLLLDKCSNLSQGAASARKRCYKGQVYDYPQILQESSFCVVLRGARLGQAALSDVLQAGCVPVILADSYILPFSEVLDWKRASVVIPEEKLSEMYTILKSIPHRQVEEMQRQARWFWEAYFSSMKAIGLTTLQIINDRIYPYAARSYEQWNNPPVVKWSSVNSPLFLPLIPPRAPGFTAVVLTYDRVESLFRVITEISKVPSLAKLLVVWNNQNKSPPEESLWPKIGVPLKVVRTKENKLSNRFFPYDEIETEAVLAIDDDIIMLTSDELQFGYEVWREFPDRLVGYPGRLHLWDHEMGKWKYESEWTNEVSMVLTGAAFYHKYFNYLYTYKMPGDIKNWVDAHMNCEDIAMNFLVANITGKAPIKVTPRKKFKCPECTAIDGLSLDQTHMVERSECINKFASVFGTMPLKVVEHRADPVLYKDDFPEKLKSFPNIGSL